In Daucus carota subsp. sativus chromosome 4, DH1 v3.0, whole genome shotgun sequence, one DNA window encodes the following:
- the LOC108218244 gene encoding protein terminal ear1 homolog isoform X1 — protein sequence MCRNQTTMGVKVSPSASPKHDLNPYARPYNKAPRVYFVQPLLPLRYYYPHFQYTVYHKNNSDPPKQMAKRCDPNRRSLPLRQLPRKVWRPKLKNRVAENLYAPVESAPAAPLLVHGDDDTQKTSVMMRNIPNQYSRDELMKFVDKCCAEHKLEYDFFYLPIDFSRHQNKGYAFINFTKPSYAKMFEQVMTGYIWGFNQLGDKSFTSKKICEITWAKIQGMDGFVNHFKGSNFPCYCENYLPVVLSPPSNGQKGVRGTYLPFALFPEMQLVYSRMCTDSRSAGKYSM from the exons ATGTGCCGCAACCAAACCACCATGGGAGTTAAGGTTTCTCCATCTGCATCTCCAAAACACGATCTCAATCCTTATGCCAGGCCCTACAATAAGGCCCCACGAGTCTACTTTGTGCAGCCATTGCTCCCCCTTCGCTACTACTATCCTCATTTCCAGTACACTGTTTATCACAAGAATAATAGCGATCCACCAAAACAAATGGCCAAGAGATGTGATCCCAACCGTCGCTCTCTGCCACTGAGACAACTCCCCAGGAAGGTTTGGAGGCCTAAGCTGAAAAATAGGGTTGCTGAAAATTTATATGCACCAGTTGAATCTGCACCAGCTGCTCCTCTTTTGGTTCATGGTGATGATGATACTCAGAAGACAAGTGTTATGATGAGAAATATCCCTAATCAGTACAG TAGGGACGAGCTTATGAAATTCGTTGACAAGTGCTGTGCCGAGCATAAGCTGGAATATGATTTTTTCTACTTGCCAATAGATTTCAG TCGACACCAAAACAAGGGGTATGCGTTTATCAATTTCACAAAGCCATCATACGCCAAGATGTTTGAGCAGGTGATGACTGGTTACATATGGGGATTTAACCAGTTGGGTGATAAGAGTTTCACTTCGAAAAAAATTTGCGAGATCACCTGGGCTAAGATACAG ggGATGGATGGGTTTGTCAATCATTTCAAGGGGAGCAATTTCCCTTGCTACTGTGAAAACTATCTGCCTGTGGTACTCAGTCCTCCAAGCAATG GCCAAAAGGGAGTTCGGGGCACGTACCTTCCCTTTGCATTGTTCCCGGAAATGCAACTTGTATATTCGAGAATGTGTACAGATTCTAGGTCTGCAGGAAAATATTCCATGTAG
- the LOC108217356 gene encoding protein terminal ear1 homolog, with protein sequence MCVTNTNSSMAVVSSNTSQKPLNPYARPFITSAATATAPPYKPLFPLTPVAVYPHLLCSSALRHPILKCPTKPKPINYNNPNQRSASFKLAHPKTMRLTHKRFPKSRGSRLVLPPRLRIPAPAPAPEKMTWRKKSVSEAAEPGDCKKTSVMMRNIPNQYKRDDLMEFIDKFCLENNMQYDFLYLPMDFKRHNNKGYAFINFTKASHARVFQDLMNGYKWGWVHLRNCNFKSSKTCEIAWAKIQGKNGLVRHFSNSNFPCFTKKYLPVQLSPPRNGSSSPSTLTIVGRCLRGR encoded by the exons ATGTGTGTTACCAACACAAACTCAAGCATGGCTGTTGTTTCCTCCAACACATCTCAGAAGCCTCTCAACCCATACGCCAGacctttcataacatcagctgCAACTGCCACGGCACCGCCATACAAACCCCTCTTTCCACTCACCCCTGTTGCAGTATATCCTCATTTGCTATGTTCTTCTGCTCTTCGTCACCCCATTCTCAAATGCCCCACCAAACCAAAGCCTATCAACTACAACAATCCCAACCAACGCTCCGCTTCTTTCAAGCTTGCTCATCCCAAAACAATGAGGCTGACTCACAAAAGGTTTCCTAAGTCTCGAGGTTCACGTCTGGTCCTGCCACCGAGGCTGCGAATCCCTGCGCCGGCGCCGGCGCCGGAGAAGATGACATGGCGGAAGAAGTCAGTGAGTGAAGCTGCGGAGCCTGGAGACTGCAAGAAGACCAGTGTCATGATGAGAAACATTCCAAACCAGTACAA AAGGGATGATCTGATGGAGTTCATTGACAAGTTCTGTCTGGAGAACAATATGCAATATGACTTTCTTTACCTTCCAATGGATTTCAA GAGGCACAACAACAAAGGCTATGCCTTCATCAACTTCACCAAGGCAAGCCATGCCAGGGTGTTTCAGGACCTGATGAATGGATACAAATGGGGCTGGGTCCATTTGAGAAATTGCAACTTCAAGTCCTCCAAAACCTGTGAGATAGCCTGGGCCAAAATTCAG GGAAAGAATGGGCTGGTGAGGCACTTCTCAAACAGCAACTTCCCTTGTTTCACCAAAAAGTACCTCCCTGTACAACTGAGCCCTCCAAGAAATGGCTCATCATCTCCTTCAACCCTGACCATTGTTGGTAGGTGTTTGAGGGGCAGGTAA
- the LOC108218244 gene encoding protein terminal ear1 homolog isoform X2 has protein sequence MCRNQTTMGVKVSPSASPKHDLNPYARPYNKAPRVYFVQPLLPLRYYYPHFQYTVYHKNNSDPPKQMAKRCDPNRRSLPLRQLPRKVWRPKLKNRVAENLYAPVESAPAAPLLVHGDDDTQKTSVMMRNIPNQYSRDELMKFVDKCCAEHKLEYDFFYLPIDFSRHQNKGYAFINFTKPSYAKMFEQVMTGYIWGFNQLGDKSFTSKKICEITWAKIQGMDGFVNHFKGSNFPCYCENYLPVVLSPPSNGDASLSKLTTIGFYWNAA, from the exons ATGTGCCGCAACCAAACCACCATGGGAGTTAAGGTTTCTCCATCTGCATCTCCAAAACACGATCTCAATCCTTATGCCAGGCCCTACAATAAGGCCCCACGAGTCTACTTTGTGCAGCCATTGCTCCCCCTTCGCTACTACTATCCTCATTTCCAGTACACTGTTTATCACAAGAATAATAGCGATCCACCAAAACAAATGGCCAAGAGATGTGATCCCAACCGTCGCTCTCTGCCACTGAGACAACTCCCCAGGAAGGTTTGGAGGCCTAAGCTGAAAAATAGGGTTGCTGAAAATTTATATGCACCAGTTGAATCTGCACCAGCTGCTCCTCTTTTGGTTCATGGTGATGATGATACTCAGAAGACAAGTGTTATGATGAGAAATATCCCTAATCAGTACAG TAGGGACGAGCTTATGAAATTCGTTGACAAGTGCTGTGCCGAGCATAAGCTGGAATATGATTTTTTCTACTTGCCAATAGATTTCAG TCGACACCAAAACAAGGGGTATGCGTTTATCAATTTCACAAAGCCATCATACGCCAAGATGTTTGAGCAGGTGATGACTGGTTACATATGGGGATTTAACCAGTTGGGTGATAAGAGTTTCACTTCGAAAAAAATTTGCGAGATCACCTGGGCTAAGATACAG ggGATGGATGGGTTTGTCAATCATTTCAAGGGGAGCAATTTCCCTTGCTACTGTGAAAACTATCTGCCTGTGGTACTCAGTCCTCCAAGCAATGGTGATGCTTCTCTTTCAAAACTGACCACTATTGGTTTTTATTGGAATGCTGCATAA
- the LOC108216720 gene encoding nitrate reductase [NADH] 2: MAASMVNRQFHRLEHAGVRSFKPPASPEDKNIVTNVEFASSDDEECMTEFKESIDKGKSELKPSVLDLRDEGTADNWIERNASLVRLTGKHPFNCEAPLARLMHHGFITPVPLHYVRNHGAVPKATWADWTVEVCGLVKRPGCFTMEQLVNDFPSKEFPVSLVCAGNRRKEQNMVKQTIGFNWGASAISTSVWRGVPLHHLLKRCGIYSRKNGALNVCFESAEDLPGGGGSKYGTSIKKEFAMDEARDIILAYMQNGELLSPDHGFPVRMIIPGFIGGRMVKWLKRIVVTTKESENYYHYNDNKVLPSHVDAELANSEAWWYKPEYIITELNINSVITTPCHDEILPVNSYTTQRPYILRGYAYSGGGKKVTRVEVTMDGGESWQVSKLEHQEKPNKYGKYWCWCFWSLEVEVLDLLAAKEIAVRAWDETLNTQPEKLIWNLMGMMNNCWFRVKTNVCKAHKGEIGIVFEHPIQPGNQSGGWMSKEKTLVKRSVSTPFMNKASKVYSMSEVSKHSSAESAWIIVHGHIYDCTRFLGDHPGGADSILINAGTDCTEEFDAIHSNKAKKMLEDYRIGELITTGYTSDSPNNSLHGATKLVALVPREKIPCKLISKTAISHNARVFRFALPLEDQVLGLPVGKHIFLCASINNKLCMRPYTPTSTIDEVGYFELVVKVYSKGVVPKFPDGGLMSQYLDSIPLGTVLDVKGPLGHIEYTGRGNFTVSGKHKFAKKLAMISGGTGITPVYQVMQAILKDPEDETEMYVVYANRSEDDILLKNELDAWAEKYADKVKVWYVVEKANEGWKYSSGFITEAILREHIPAGSEDVLALACGPPPMIQFAVNPNLEKMGYDINDSLLVF; the protein is encoded by the exons ATGGCAGCCTCTATGGTGAACAGGCAGTTTCATCGCCTCGAACACGCCGGGGTCCGCAGCTTTAAGCCTCCAGCCAGCCCGGAAGATAAAAACATTGTGACGAATGTTGAGTTTGCGTCTAGTGATGATGAGGAGTGCATGACGGAGTTTAAAGAGAGTATTGATAAGGGCAAGTCGGAGCTGAAGCCATCTGTGTTGGATTTACGAGATGAAGGGACGGCGGATAATTGGATTGAGCGGAATGCTTCTTTGGTTCGGCTCACGGGGAAACATCCGTTTAACTGTGAGGCGCCTCTGGCGCGCCTCATGCATCACGGCTTTATCACTCCCGTGCCGCTTCACTATGTGCGTAACCACGGCGCAGTACCCAAGGCGACTTGGGCTGACTGGACCGTGGAGGTATGCGGATTAGTGAAGCGGCCAGGTTGTTTCACTATGGAACAACTTGTCAATGATTTTCCTAGTAAGGAATTTCCCGTCAGTCTGGTTTGTGCTGGCAACCGGAGAAAGGAACAGAACATGGTGAAACAGACTATTGGATTTAATTGGGGTGCTTCCGCCATTTCAACCTCGGTGTGGAGGGGCGTGCCCCTCCATCACCTATTGAAGCGGTGTGGGATCTACAGCAGGAAAAATGGCGCCCTCAACGTCTGTTTTGAGAGCGCCGAAGATCTTCCAGGCGGTGGCGGATCCAAATATGGAACTAGCATTAAAAAGGAATTCGCAATGGATGAAGCCAGAGATATCATCTTGGCCTACATGCAAAACGGTGAGCTTCTGTCACCGGATCATGGATTCCCTGTTCGGATGATTATTCCGGGATTCATTGGTGGCCGGATGGTGAAATGGTTGAAAAGGATAGTTGTCACAACCAAAGAGTCCGAAAATTATTATCATTACAATGATAACAAGGTTCTCCCTTCTCATGTGGACGCTGAGCTGGCCAATTCGGAAG CTTGGTGGTATAAGCCGGAGTACATCATCACTGAGCTTAACATAAACTCAGTGATTACGACACCGTGCCATGATGAAATCTTGCCTGTAAATTCATATACAACACAAAGGCCCTACATTTTGAGAGGATATGCTTATTCCG GAGGGGGTAAAAAAGTGACAAGAGTGGAAGTAACTATGGATGGAGGAGAGAGCTGGCAAGTTTCAAAGTTAGAGCACCAAGAAAAGCCAAACAAGTATGGCAAGTATTGGTGCTGGTGCTTCTGGTCATTGGAAGTGGAAGTTCTAGACTTGCTTGCTGCTAAAGAGATAGCTGTTCGGGCTTGGGATGAAACGCTTAACACACAACCCGAGAAGCTCATTTGGAATCTTATG GGCATGATGAACAACTGTTGGTTTCGAGTGAAGACTAATGTGTGTAAAGCACACAAGGGGGAGATTGGAATTGTTTTTGAGCACCCGATTCAGCCTGGAAACCAGTCCGGTGGATGGATGTCAAAGGAGAAAACGCTTGTAAAGAGGAGCGTGTCGACACCTTTCATGAACAAGGCTTCCAAGGTTTACTCAATGTCTGAAGTCAGCAAACACAGCTCAGCAGAGTCTGCATGGATCATTGTCCACGGCCACATTTATGACTGCACTCGCTTCCTAGGGGATCATCCTGGTGGCGCTGACAGCATCCTCATTAATGCGGGTACTGACTGCACCGAGGAATTTGATGCCATTCACTCAAACAAGGCTAAGAAGATGTTGGAAGATTACAGAATTGGAGAGTTGATAACAACCGGCTATACTTCAGATTCTCCTAATAATTCTCTTCATGGTGCAACCAAACTCGTAGCACTTGTTCCGAGAGAGAAGATCCCATGCAAACTTATTTCCAAGACCGCAATCTCCCACAACGCGAGGGTGTTTCGTTTTGCGTTGCCTTTGGAAGATCAGGTACTTGGTTTGCCTGTGGGTAAGCACATATTTTTATGTGCTTCTATTAACAACAAGCTATGCATGAGACCTTACACGCCAACTAGCACCATAGACGAAGTTGGCTACTTTGAACTTGTCGTAAAAGTATATTCCAAAGGTGTAGTCCCCAAATTTCCTGATGGAGGACTAATGTCACAATATCTAGATTCAATACCGCTTGGGACGGTCTTAGATGTTAAGGGTCCCTTGGGTCATATCGAGTACACGGGCAGGGGTAACTTCACAGTGAGTGGCAAACACAAGTTTGCCAAGAAACTGGCCATGATTTCCGGAGGGACCGGTATCACCCCTGTTTATCAAGTGATGCAAGCAATATTGAAGGATCCAGAGGATGAAACAGAAATGTATGTTGTGTATGCAAACAGGAGTGAAGATGACATATTGCTGAAAAATGAGCTTGATGCTTGGGCTGAGAAGTACGCGGACAAGGTGAAAGTATGGTATGTTGTGGAGAAAGCAAATGAGGGATGGAAATACAGTTCTGGTTTCATCACTGAGGCTATCTTAAGGGAGCATATTCCGGCAGGGTCCGAGGATGTTTTGGCATTGGCTTGTGGTCCGCCGCCTATGATTCAATTTGCGGTTAATCCAAACCTGGAAAAGATGGGATATGATATCAATGACTCCTTGCTAGTGTTTTAA
- the LOC108218952 gene encoding nitrate reductase [NADH] gives MMAASVENRQFHRLEHAGVRSFKPPTSPVRGGYTFSSSSEDKKVVTNVEYPSSDDEECMTEFKESIDKGKSELEPSVLDLRDEGTADNWIERNASMVRLTGKHPFNCEAPLARLMHHGFITPVPLHYVRNHGAVPKATWADWTVEVCGLVKRPGCFTMEQLVNDFPSKEFPASLVCAGNRRKEQNMVKQTIGFNWGAAGISTSVWRGVPLHYLLKRCGIYSRKKGALNVCFEGAEDLPGGGGSKYGTSIKKEFAMDEARDIILAYMQNGEVLSPDHGFPVRMIIPGFIGGRMVKWLKRIVVTTKESENYYHYNDNRVLPSHVDAELANSEAWWYKPEYIINELNINSVITTPCHDEILPINSYTTQRPYILKGYAYSGGGKKVTRVEVTMDGGESWQVSKLEHPEKPNKYGKYWCWCFWSLEVEVLDLLAAKEIAVRAWDETLNTQPEKLIWNVMGMMNNCWFRVKTNVCKPHKGEIGIVFEHPTQPGNQSGGWMSKEKKLVKPMDVLKRSVSTPFMNTASKVYSMSEVRKHNSAESAWIIVHGHIYDCTRFLKDHPGGADSILINAGTDCTEEFEAIHSNKAKKMLEDYRIGELITSGYISDSPNNSLHGATNMVSMLAPIGEMTTATRVVALVPREKIPCKLISKTAISHDVRVFRFGLPLEDQVLGLPVGKHIFLCASINDKLCMRAYTPTSTIDEVGYFELVVKIYFKGVVPRFPDGGLMSQYLDSIPLGTVLDVKGPLGHIEYTGRGNFTVSGKHKFAKKLAMISGGTGITPVYQVMQAILKDPEDETEMYVVYANRTEDDILLKNELDAWAVKYADKVKVWYVVEKANEGWKYSSGFITEAILREHIPAGSEDVLALACGPPPMIRFAVNPNLEKMGYDIKDSLLVF, from the exons ATGATGGCAGCCTCCGTCGAGAACAGGCAGTTTCACCGTCTCGAACATGCCGGGGTCCGCAGCTTCAAGCCTCCTACCTCTCCAGTTCGCGGCGGCTACACTTTTTCATCCAGCTCCGAAGATAAAAAGGTTGTGACGAATGTTGAGTATCCGTCTAGTGATGATGAGGAATGCATGACGGAGTTTAAAGAGAGTATTGATAAGGGCAAGTCGGAGCTGGAGCCATCTGTGTTGGATTTACGAGACGAGGGGACTGCGGATAATTGGATTGAGCGGAACGCTTCTATGGTTCGGCTCACGGGGAAACACCCGTTTAATTGTGAGGCGCCTCTGGCGCGCCTCATGCATCACGGCTTTATTACTCCCGTGCCGCTTCACTATGTGCGTAACCACGGCGCAGTACCCAAGGCCACTTGGGCTGACTGGACCGTGGAGGTATGTGGATTAGTGAAGAGGCCAGGTTGTTTCACTATGGAACAACTTGTCAATGATTTTCCTAGTAAAGAATTTCCCGCCAGTCTGGTTTGTGCTGGGAATCGGAGAAAGGAACAGAACATGGTGAAACAGACAATTGGATTTAATTGGGGTGCTGCTGGCATTTCAACCTCGGTGTGGAGGGGCGTGCCCCTCCATTACCTGTTGAAGCGGTGTGGGATCTACAGCAGAAAAAAAGGCGCCCTCAACGTCTGTTTTGAGGGCGCCGAAGATCTTCCAGGCGGAGGCGGATCCAAATACGGAACCAGCATTAAAAAGGAATTCGCAATGGATGAAGCCAGAGATATCATCTTGGCCTACATGCAAAACGGCGAGGTTCTGTCACCGGATCACGGATTTCCAGTTCGGATGATTATTCCGGGATTTATTGGAGGCCGGATGGTGAAATGGTTGAAAAGGATAGTGGTAACAACCAAAGAATCCGAAAATTATTATCATTACAATGATAACAGGGTTCTTCCTTCTCATGTGGACGCTGAGCTGGCCAATTCGGAAG CCTGGTGGTATAAGCCGGAGTACATCATCAATGAGCTCAACATAAACTCAGTGATTACGACACCGTGCCATGATGAGATCTTGCCTATAAATTCATATACAACACAAAGGCCCTACATTTTGAAAGGATATGCGTATTCCG GAGGGGGTAAAAAAGTGACCAGAGTGGAAGTAACTATGGATGGAGGAGAGAGCTGGCAAGTGTCAAAGTTAGAGCACCCAGAAAAGCCAAACAAGTATGGCAAGTACTGGTGCTGGTGCTTCTGGTCCTTGGAAGTGGAGGTTCTAGACTTGCTTGCTGCTAAAGAGATAGCTGTTCGGGCTTGGGATGAAACTCTCAACACACAACCCGAGAAGCTCATTTGGAATGTTATG GGCATGATGAACAACTGTTGGTTTCGAGTGAAGACTAATGTGTGCAAACCACACAAGGGGGAGATAGGAATTGTTTTTGAGCACCCGACTCAGCCTGGAAACCAGTCCGGTGGATGGATGTCAAAGGAGAAAAAGCTTGTAAAACCCATGGACGTGTTAAAGAGGAGTGTGTCGACACCTTTCATGAACACGGCTTCCAAGGTTTACTCAATGTCTGAAGTCAGGAAACACAACTCAGCAGAGTCTGCATGGATAATTGTCCACGGTCACATTTATGACTGCACTCGCTTCCTCAAGGATCATCCTGGTGGCGCTGACAGCATCCTGATTAACGCGGGTACTGACTGCACCGAGGAATTTGAGGCCATTCACTCAAACAAGGCTAAGAAGATGTTGGAAGACTACAGAATTGGAGAGTTGATAACAAGCGGCTATATCTCAGATTCTCCTAATAATTCTCTTCATGGTGCAACAAATATGGTATCAATGTTGGCACCAATCGGGGAAATGACAACCGCAACCAGAGTTGTAGCACTTGTTCCGAGAGAGAAGATCCCATGCAAACTTATTTCCAAGACCGCAATCTCCCATGACGTGAGGGTGTTTCGTTTTGGGTTGCCTTTGGAAGACCAGGTACTTGGTTTACCTGTGGGTAAGCACATATTTTTATGTGCTTCTATTAACGACAAGCTATGCATGCGAGCTTACACGCCAACTAGCACCATAGACGAAGTTGGCTACTTTGAGCTTGTcgtgaaaatatatttcaaaggtGTAGTCCCCCGGTTCCCTGATGGAGGACTAATGTCACAATATCTAGATTCAATACCGCTTGGGACGGTCTTAGATGTTAAGGGTCCCTTGGGTCATATCGAGTACACGGGCAGGGGGAACTTCACAGTTAGTGGCAAACACAAGTTTGCCAAGAAGCTGGCCATGATTTCTGGAGGGACCGGTATCACCCCTGTATATCAAGTGATGCAAGCGATATTGAAAGATCCAGAGGATGAAACAGAAATGTATGTTGTGTATGCAAACAGGACTGAAGATGACATATTGCTGAAAAATGAGCTTGATGCTTGGGCTGTGAAGTACGCGGACAAGGTGAAAGTATGGTATGTTGTGGAGAAAGCAAATGAGGGATGGAAATATAGTTCTGGTTTCATCACTGAGGCTATCTTAAGGGAGCACATTCCGGCAGGGTCAGAGGATGTTTTGGCACTGGCTTGTGGTCCACCGCCTATGATTCGATTTGCGGTTAATCCAAACCTGGAAAAGATGGGATATGATATCAAGGACTCATTGCTAGTGTTTTAA